The following are encoded together in the Zingiber officinale cultivar Zhangliang chromosome 8A, Zo_v1.1, whole genome shotgun sequence genome:
- the LOC122009554 gene encoding uncharacterized protein LOC122009554 isoform X1 yields MVLEGHPQTKVGIGIPSNDSCAPAAAAIKSSKRSRLNKTPQRGLGVAQLERLRCLEEQHKNAGDASSSLDPSQPFGLSPPPRPVTDAAPMNEQQRPHQQQPPGFSPTLWDAVDLNDDPSAKKIETPFFSSNARSANLVYMKRQQRPPTELVNSSSTFLLSPGVNQPMEPPSNQNTSNNYDLLSCWRDQGKNLVEIVGNKLSHPSHLDNPTAYYPQNPLLSRDDYWPPIPYTCRKRSDRCSSTNDSNLGKHEFQAIRGTTSTSFMDMRSSDSYSEKRNKEGCRGNDGVCFSLGSVSTSSSRSIGNPVYRQYDCPNFGLQHNQKSLDNVSSSNGVLFYNFLPPGPTRNEKRPSEMREPLAGGIDLDLKL; encoded by the exons ATGGTGCTCGAGGGCCATCCCCAGACCAAGGTTGGGATCGGCATTCCATCGAACGATTCGTGCGCGCCGGCGGCGGCAGCGATCAAGTCCTCAAAGAGGAGCAGGCTGAATAAGACCCCGCAGCGCGGCCTCGGGGTCGCGCAATTGGAGCGTCTCCGCTGCCTCGAAGAGCAGCACAAGAACGCCGGCGACGCTTCTTCCTCCTTGGACCCCTCACAGCCTTTTGGACTCTCGCCGCCGCCACGGCCTGTAACCGATGCCGCCCCCATGAATGAGCAGCAACGGCCGCACCAGCAACAGCCGCCAGGATTTTCCCCGACGCTTTGGGATGCTGTCGATCTTAACGATGATCCTTCAGCGAAGAAAATCGAAACCCCTTTTTTCAGTAGCAATGCCCGATCGGCAAACTTGGTCTACATGAAGCGGCAACAGCGACCGCCAACTGAACTG GTGAATTCTTCTTCGACATTTCTCTTGTCACCTGGAGTGAATCAGCCTATGGAGCCCCCTTCAAACCAAAACACCTCTAACAATTACGACTTGCTTTCTTGTTGGAGAGATCAGGGAAAG AATTTAGTAGAAATAGTTGGCAACAAGCTGTCTCACCCTTCTCACCTCGACAATCCCACGGCTTATTACCCTCAAAATCCTTTGCTCTCCAGAGACGATTACTGGCCACCAATTCCGTACACTTGCAGAAAAAGGTCAGATAGATGCTCGTCGACAAATGACAGTAATTTGGGAAAACATGAATTCCAAGCTATTAG AGGAACCACTTCAACTTCCTTCATGGACATGAGGAGTTCGGATAGTTATAGTGAGAAAAGGAACAAAGAAGGTTGCAGGGGTAATGATGGTGTTTGTTTTAGCTTAGGTTCGGTCTCCACATCGAGTTCGCGATCTATTGGCAACCCTGTGTATCGTCAGTATGATTGTCCTAATTTCGGCTTGCAACATAATCAG AAAAGCTTGGACAATGTCTCTTCATCTAATGGAGTACTGTTCTATAATTTCCTGCCTCCTGGTCCAACTAGAAATGAGAAAAGACCATCTGAGATGAGAGAACCACTAGCTGGTGGCATTGATCTCGACTTGAAACTTTAG